A window of the Deinococcus gobiensis I-0 genome harbors these coding sequences:
- a CDS encoding Dps family protein — translation MTKKSKPSKKAPLQETSDGAPVAAAAQNTDQADAAHLNVTNNALVDHNYLSEEEFQVVSETLQRNLSTTITLYLKFKKYHWDIRGRFFRDLHLAYDEFIDEFFESIDEQAERLVALGGSPASAPSDLERYSVIKVPTETVRDARTQVADLVQDLTRISKAYRDDSKTVDDHNDPATSDMYNGYAATIDKIRWMLQAVMDDDRMN, via the coding sequence ATGACCAAGAAGAGCAAGCCCTCCAAGAAAGCCCCGTTGCAGGAGACCTCGGACGGCGCGCCGGTCGCCGCCGCTGCCCAGAACACCGATCAGGCCGACGCCGCGCACCTGAACGTCACCAACAACGCCCTGGTGGACCACAACTACCTCTCGGAAGAGGAGTTTCAGGTCGTCTCCGAGACGCTCCAGCGCAACCTCTCGACGACCATCACCCTGTACCTGAAGTTCAAGAAGTACCACTGGGACATCCGGGGCCGTTTCTTCCGCGACCTGCACCTCGCCTACGACGAGTTCATCGACGAGTTCTTCGAGAGCATCGACGAGCAGGCCGAGCGCCTCGTCGCCCTGGGCGGCAGCCCGGCGAGCGCCCCGAGCGACCTCGAACGCTACAGCGTGATCAAGGTGCCCACCGAAACCGTGCGTGACGCCCGCACCCAGGTCGCCGACCTCGTGCAGGACCTGACCCGCATCTCCAAGGCCTACCGCGACGACAGCAAGACGGTGGACGACCACAACGACCCCGCCACCTCCGACATGTACAACGGCTACGCCGCGACCATCGACAAGATCCGCTGGATGCTCCAGGCAGTCATGGACGACGACCGCATGAACTGA
- a CDS encoding DUF4385 domain-containing protein gives MVGKPKFDYALHYAELDLRAHPELYRVGTGEQGVLLVQPYKAEILPHWRFATPEVARESSEKIYAMFLDYLAQGDFVGADMARKFLQMGYTRSRRYANHKGGKKYDGPVPDDKKGQSGAHGRAELPRSPEDPVKAESARIFKAKWAQAEENADYAARKKAHKAQYG, from the coding sequence GTGGTGGGCAAACCCAAATTCGATTACGCGCTGCACTACGCCGAGCTCGACCTGCGCGCCCATCCCGAGCTGTACCGGGTGGGGACAGGCGAGCAGGGGGTGCTGCTGGTGCAGCCCTACAAGGCCGAAATCCTGCCGCACTGGCGTTTCGCCACGCCGGAGGTGGCCCGCGAGAGCAGCGAGAAGATCTATGCGATGTTTCTCGACTATCTCGCGCAGGGCGATTTCGTGGGGGCCGACATGGCCCGCAAGTTTCTCCAGATGGGCTATACCCGTTCGCGCCGCTACGCCAACCACAAGGGCGGCAAAAAATACGACGGCCCCGTGCCCGACGACAAGAAGGGCCAGAGCGGGGCGCACGGCCGCGCCGAACTGCCCCGCAGCCCCGAGGACCCGGTGAAGGCCGAGTCGGCGCGCATCTTCAAGGCGAAGTGGGCCCAGGCGGAGGAGAATGCCGACTACGCCGCGCGCAAGAAGGCCCACAAGGCGCAGTACGGCTGA
- the ftsY gene encoding signal recognition particle-docking protein FtsY has protein sequence MSWLDRLRAGLSKTRAQLSGTADLEGDVQAAFTRMDTIEDLEYALIAADVGRAATEEIIEDIRRIGGGNLQDALMQALTLQLEPDARRAEFRKLGFSPDVGRGRVDPKGHVVMVIGVNGVGKTTTIAKLGQYYMERGKSVMFAAGDTFRAAAGAQLGVWGDRLGVPVVQGPDGGDPAAVAFDAASARKARGTDLLLIDTAGRLHNKHNLMEELKKVQRVVDKADPGEPAEVWLVLDAVTGQNGLQQAKKFHESTPLTGVVVTKLDGTAKGGILVPIVRELGVPIKFIGVGEQAGDLQPFDSRDFVRALFDVQLPQ, from the coding sequence GTGAGCTGGCTCGACCGTCTGCGCGCCGGCCTGAGCAAGACGCGCGCGCAGCTCAGCGGCACGGCCGATCTGGAAGGCGACGTGCAGGCGGCCTTCACGCGCATGGATACCATCGAGGACCTCGAATACGCGCTGATCGCCGCCGATGTGGGCCGCGCCGCGACCGAGGAGATCATCGAGGACATCCGGCGGATCGGGGGCGGCAACCTGCAAGACGCCCTGATGCAGGCGCTGACGCTGCAGCTCGAACCCGACGCCCGGCGCGCCGAGTTCCGCAAGCTGGGGTTCTCGCCCGACGTGGGGCGCGGCCGGGTGGACCCCAAGGGCCACGTGGTCATGGTGATCGGCGTGAACGGCGTGGGCAAGACGACCACCATCGCCAAGCTCGGGCAGTACTACATGGAGCGCGGCAAGAGCGTGATGTTCGCGGCCGGCGACACCTTCCGCGCGGCGGCGGGCGCGCAGCTCGGCGTGTGGGGCGACCGCCTCGGCGTGCCGGTGGTGCAGGGCCCCGACGGCGGCGACCCGGCGGCGGTGGCCTTCGACGCGGCGAGCGCCCGCAAGGCGCGCGGCACCGACCTGCTGCTCATCGACACGGCCGGACGCCTGCACAACAAGCACAACCTGATGGAAGAGCTGAAGAAGGTGCAGCGCGTGGTGGACAAGGCCGACCCCGGCGAGCCGGCCGAGGTGTGGCTGGTGCTCGACGCCGTGACGGGCCAGAACGGGCTGCAACAGGCCAAGAAGTTCCACGAGTCCACACCGCTGACCGGCGTCGTCGTGACCAAGCTCGACGGCACGGCCAAGGGCGGCATCCTGGTGCCCATCGTGCGTGAGCTGGGCGTGCCCATCAAGTTCATCGGGGTGGGCGAGCAGGCCGGCGATCTCCAGCCCTTCGACAGCCGCGATTTCGTGCGGGCGCTGTTCGACGTGCAGCTGCCGCAGTAG
- a CDS encoding CAP domain-containing protein, translating to MKGSVGTAPDPAPAPTPIGSVAKPDPGDQTQSAEEAQLLRELNAARAVGRTCGGQYMPAVPAVTWNGYLAKSARAYVQDMATRGFFAHVDPDGRWPQQRAEAAGYTGWTNIGENIVGGYAVGEMTAAWLASPDHCAALMSPEYKEVGVAFMQEAGHAFSTYGVQEFGSR from the coding sequence GTGAAGGGAAGTGTCGGGACGGCTCCCGATCCTGCGCCCGCGCCCACACCCATCGGCTCCGTCGCCAAGCCGGACCCCGGCGACCAGACCCAGAGCGCCGAGGAAGCGCAGCTGCTGCGCGAGCTGAATGCTGCGCGCGCCGTGGGCCGGACCTGCGGCGGCCAGTACATGCCCGCCGTACCCGCCGTCACCTGGAACGGCTATCTGGCCAAGTCGGCGCGGGCTTACGTGCAGGACATGGCGACGCGGGGCTTTTTCGCGCACGTGGACCCCGACGGTCGCTGGCCCCAGCAGCGCGCCGAGGCGGCCGGATACACCGGCTGGACCAACATCGGCGAGAACATCGTCGGCGGTTACGCCGTGGGCGAGATGACGGCGGCGTGGCTCGCCAGCCCCGACCACTGCGCGGCCCTCATGTCCCCCGAGTACAAGGAAGTCGGCGTGGCCTTCATGCAGGAGGCGGGGCACGCGTTCAGCACCTACGGCGTTCAGGAGTTCGGCAGCCGCTGA
- a CDS encoding ATP-binding cassette domain-containing protein, which translates to MLEIENLSVNYGAIQAVRGLSLHVEEGEIVTLIGANGAGKTTTLRAVSRMLRPVAGSVRFGGRDISRIPTDEAVRLGIAQSPEGRQVLARQSIQDNLELGAYTRRDAAGVKADIARMYGRFPRLGERRGQLAGTLSGGEQQMLAIARALMSRPKLLLLDEPSLGLAPIIVREIFAIIRELNEQGVTILLVEQNARLAMQSSHRTYVLEAGQITLEGPSRDLVSDERVLQAYLGG; encoded by the coding sequence CTGCTGGAAATCGAGAACCTCAGCGTCAACTACGGCGCCATCCAGGCGGTGCGCGGGCTGTCGCTGCACGTCGAGGAGGGCGAGATCGTCACCCTCATCGGCGCGAACGGCGCGGGCAAGACGACCACCCTGCGCGCCGTCTCGCGGATGCTGCGGCCGGTGGCGGGCAGCGTGCGCTTCGGCGGGCGCGACATCTCCCGTATTCCGACCGACGAGGCCGTGCGCCTGGGCATCGCGCAGAGTCCGGAGGGGCGGCAGGTCCTCGCGCGCCAGAGCATCCAGGACAACCTGGAACTGGGGGCCTACACCCGCCGCGACGCCGCCGGGGTAAAGGCCGACATCGCCCGGATGTACGGGCGCTTTCCGCGCCTGGGCGAGCGCCGGGGCCAGCTCGCGGGCACGCTCTCGGGCGGCGAACAGCAGATGCTGGCGATTGCCCGCGCCCTGATGAGCCGGCCCAAGCTGCTGCTCCTCGACGAGCCGTCGCTAGGGCTGGCGCCCATCATCGTGCGCGAGATCTTCGCCATCATCCGCGAGCTGAACGAGCAGGGCGTGACCATCCTGCTCGTCGAGCAGAACGCCCGCCTCGCCATGCAGAGCAGCCACCGCACCTACGTCCTTGAAGCCGGGCAGATCACCCTGGAGGGCCCCAGCCGCGACCTCGTGAGCGACGAGCGGGTGTTGCAGGCGTACCTGGGCGGCTGA
- a CDS encoding ABC transporter ATP-binding protein: protein MTASATVVAPTVLEARHMTRRFGGLIAVNDVSFEVREGEIFGLIGPNGAGKTTLFNLMTGLTPPSSGTLTYRGTRVTGLAPHRVAGLGLSRTFQNIRLFRGLSALENVKIAGHLRTRAGLWQGVFGLARAEEDAATRRAWDLLDLVGLSDRAGELAGNFSYGDQRRLEIARALATEPRVLLLDEPAAGMNTAEKGQLTSFIREVRDRFDLTVLLIEHHVPLVMGLCDRVAVLNFGQLIAVGDPASVQRDPRVVEAYLGGE from the coding sequence ATGACCGCCTCCGCAACTGTCGTGGCCCCGACCGTCCTGGAGGCGCGCCACATGACCCGGCGCTTCGGCGGGCTGATCGCGGTGAACGACGTGAGCTTCGAAGTGCGCGAGGGCGAGATCTTCGGGCTGATCGGCCCCAACGGCGCGGGCAAGACCACGCTGTTCAACCTCATGACCGGCCTGACGCCCCCCAGCAGCGGCACCCTGACCTACAGGGGCACGCGCGTGACCGGCCTCGCGCCGCACCGGGTCGCCGGCCTGGGCCTGAGCCGCACCTTCCAGAACATCCGGCTGTTCCGGGGCCTCTCGGCGCTGGAAAACGTGAAGATCGCCGGGCACCTGCGCACCCGCGCCGGGCTGTGGCAGGGCGTCTTCGGGCTGGCGCGCGCCGAGGAGGACGCCGCCACGCGCCGCGCCTGGGACCTGCTCGACCTCGTGGGCCTGTCGGACCGGGCGGGCGAACTGGCGGGCAACTTCTCCTACGGCGACCAGCGGCGGCTGGAGATCGCCCGCGCCCTGGCGACCGAACCGCGCGTGCTGCTGCTCGACGAGCCGGCCGCCGGCATGAACACGGCCGAGAAGGGGCAACTCACCAGCTTTATCCGCGAGGTGCGCGACCGCTTCGACCTGACGGTGCTGCTCATCGAACACCACGTGCCGCTCGTCATGGGCCTGTGCGACCGCGTGGCCGTGCTGAATTTCGGGCAACTCATCGCGGTGGGCGACCCCGCGAGCGTGCAGCGCGACCCCCGGGTCGTCGAGGCCTACCTGGGAGGCGAGTGA
- a CDS encoding branched-chain amino acid ABC transporter permease, with protein MSDFLATYGFLIVTMVQAGLLGLSLYFPLQAGQLSLASPGFYALGGYVAAIMLTHPALAGLRDTLGNFMFPLTWVVAALLSGVLGLLVGIPALRLRGIYLALATIAFVSVLQVVALNLSITGGAVGIFGIPQAFGFQDRWQYLFVFGPLLLLTLLFTRQLERSRVGRALRAVREDELAADAMGVPPTHYKVMAFVIGAVLAGIVGAMSAPFLNTWNAKQGTFDASIATLAFVLIGGSRSLWGPVVGGALLTAVPEVLRFLADWRLVINGLVLVVASLYLPQGIVGALQKLTRPRPPVRPGPAASRAEVRP; from the coding sequence ATGAGCGACTTTCTCGCGACCTACGGCTTCCTGATCGTGACGATGGTGCAGGCGGGCCTGCTGGGCCTGAGCCTGTACTTTCCCCTCCAGGCCGGGCAACTGAGCCTCGCCTCGCCGGGCTTCTATGCGCTGGGCGGCTACGTGGCAGCCATCATGCTCACGCACCCGGCGCTCGCGGGCCTGCGCGACACGCTGGGCAACTTCATGTTTCCGCTCACCTGGGTGGTCGCGGCCCTGCTCTCGGGGGTGCTGGGGCTGCTGGTGGGCATTCCGGCGCTGCGGCTGCGCGGCATCTACCTCGCGCTGGCGACCATCGCCTTCGTCTCGGTGTTGCAGGTCGTCGCCCTGAACCTGAGCATCACCGGGGGCGCCGTGGGCATCTTCGGAATTCCGCAGGCCTTCGGCTTCCAGGACCGCTGGCAGTACCTGTTCGTCTTCGGGCCGCTGCTGCTGCTCACGCTGCTGTTCACCCGGCAGCTCGAACGCTCGCGGGTGGGCCGGGCGCTGCGGGCGGTGCGCGAGGACGAACTCGCCGCCGACGCGATGGGCGTGCCGCCGACCCACTACAAGGTGATGGCCTTCGTCATCGGAGCCGTGCTGGCGGGCATCGTGGGGGCCATGAGCGCGCCCTTCCTGAACACCTGGAACGCCAAGCAGGGCACCTTCGACGCCTCTATCGCCACGCTGGCCTTCGTGCTCATCGGCGGCAGCCGCAGCCTGTGGGGACCGGTCGTGGGCGGCGCCCTGCTGACGGCCGTGCCGGAGGTGCTGCGCTTCCTGGCCGACTGGCGGCTGGTCATCAACGGGCTGGTGCTGGTGGTGGCGAGCCTGTACCTGCCCCAGGGCATCGTGGGCGCGCTGCAAAAACTGACGCGGCCCCGCCCCCCGGTGCGCCCCGGACCCGCCGCTTCCCGGGCGGAGGTGCGGCCATGA
- a CDS encoding branched-chain amino acid ABC transporter permease encodes MDFGAFIQNLLNGLAIGSVYAIFALGYTLVFSILGIINFAQGAVFTLGAYFTYTLVVGQFGGTGLLAGLTLFSGTSPFSGNPWSFGLATLIGAVLAGVVAVIVERLAFRPMRARGADPLLALVSSLGVSLVIVNLIQLLVGAEIYTFPADAYGQVRPALSFQIGDRTVVIRTVQIIIFAVSMVMLALLGYVIGRTKVGKALRAVAENPGTASLLGISVDRFVLITFFLSGFLGGLAGTLVGTAFGVAGPYFGITYGLKGLAVIVLGGLGSIPGAVLGGLVIGLAEAFVPADYSAYKDAVAFALLFVILLVRPQGLLGKAAIQKV; translated from the coding sequence ATGGACTTCGGCGCATTCATTCAGAACCTTCTCAACGGGCTGGCCATCGGCAGCGTCTACGCCATCTTCGCGCTGGGCTACACCCTCGTCTTCTCGATCCTGGGCATCATCAACTTCGCGCAGGGGGCCGTGTTCACGCTGGGGGCCTACTTCACCTACACGCTGGTGGTCGGGCAGTTCGGCGGCACCGGGCTGCTCGCGGGCCTGACCCTGTTTTCCGGCACCTCGCCCTTTTCGGGCAACCCCTGGAGCTTCGGGCTCGCGACCCTGATCGGCGCGGTGCTGGCCGGGGTGGTCGCGGTGATCGTCGAGCGCCTCGCCTTCCGGCCCATGCGCGCGCGCGGCGCCGACCCGCTGCTGGCGCTGGTCAGCAGCCTGGGCGTGTCGCTGGTCATCGTGAACCTCATCCAGCTGCTGGTCGGGGCCGAGATCTACACCTTCCCGGCCGACGCCTACGGGCAGGTGCGCCCGGCCCTGAGTTTCCAGATCGGGGACCGCACGGTGGTCATCCGCACGGTGCAGATCATCATCTTCGCGGTCAGCATGGTCATGCTCGCGCTCCTGGGCTACGTCATCGGGCGCACCAAGGTGGGCAAGGCGCTGCGGGCGGTCGCGGAGAATCCCGGTACGGCGAGCCTGCTGGGCATCAGCGTGGACCGCTTCGTACTCATCACGTTCTTCCTCTCGGGCTTTCTGGGCGGGCTGGCGGGCACGCTGGTCGGCACGGCCTTCGGGGTGGCGGGGCCGTACTTCGGCATCACCTACGGCCTCAAAGGGCTGGCGGTCATCGTGCTGGGGGGTCTGGGCAGCATTCCGGGCGCGGTGCTGGGGGGCCTGGTCATCGGGCTGGCCGAGGCCTTCGTGCCGGCCGACTACTCGGCGTACAAGGACGCGGTGGCCTTCGCGCTGCTGTTCGTGATCCTGCTCGTGCGGCCCCAGGGCCTGCTGGGCAAAGCGGCGATCCAGAAGGTATGA
- a CDS encoding ABC transporter substrate-binding protein produces MKRVVLGSLIGAALGAASAQKVETPVAIGIAVAQTSNVALFGQEQVAGAKLAEKLINARGGIGGTPIRLVYQDAAGDENSAINAFQNLITKERVVGIVGPTLSQQAFAADPIAERARIPVLGPSNTAKGIPQIGNYIARVSAPVTVIAPAALKQALKIDPKIKRVAVMYAQNDAFSVSETGIFQDTIKAQGLTVATVQKSQTTDTDFTTQVTAVLNAKADLVVISALAADGGNIIKQLRQLSYKGLIVGGNGFNTTNLFPVCQKDCDGLLVAQAYSPLQSSATNQVFVKEYRALYKKDPPQFAAQAYAGVQVFADALRVIDRKKKLAQWDLGDLRTELNKQILAGKYNTPLGELRFDKEGEINQKEFFVAQVKMKDAKNGSFVFVK; encoded by the coding sequence ATGAAACGAGTGGTCCTGGGTTCATTGATCGGCGCGGCGCTGGGCGCGGCATCGGCACAGAAGGTCGAGACGCCGGTCGCCATCGGGATCGCGGTCGCGCAGACCAGCAACGTCGCCCTGTTCGGCCAGGAGCAGGTCGCGGGGGCCAAACTGGCCGAGAAGCTCATCAACGCGCGCGGGGGCATCGGCGGCACGCCCATCCGGCTCGTGTACCAGGACGCGGCGGGCGACGAGAACAGCGCCATCAACGCCTTCCAGAACCTGATCACCAAGGAGCGGGTGGTGGGCATCGTGGGGCCGACGCTCTCGCAGCAGGCCTTCGCCGCCGACCCCATCGCCGAGCGCGCCAGGATTCCGGTGCTGGGGCCGAGCAACACCGCCAAGGGCATTCCGCAGATCGGCAACTACATCGCCCGCGTGTCGGCGCCCGTGACCGTGATCGCCCCGGCGGCCCTCAAGCAGGCCCTCAAGATCGACCCCAAGATCAAGCGCGTGGCCGTGATGTACGCCCAGAACGACGCCTTCTCGGTCAGCGAGACGGGCATCTTCCAGGACACCATCAAGGCGCAGGGGCTGACGGTCGCCACCGTCCAGAAGTCGCAGACCACCGACACCGACTTCACGACCCAGGTGACGGCGGTACTGAACGCCAAGGCCGACCTCGTGGTCATCTCGGCGCTCGCGGCCGACGGCGGCAACATCATCAAGCAATTGCGCCAGCTGAGCTACAAGGGCCTGATCGTGGGCGGCAACGGCTTCAACACCACCAACCTGTTTCCGGTGTGCCAGAAGGACTGCGACGGCCTGCTCGTGGCCCAGGCCTACAGCCCCCTCCAGAGCAGCGCCACCAACCAAGTGTTCGTCAAAGAGTACCGCGCGCTGTACAAGAAAGACCCGCCCCAGTTCGCCGCGCAGGCCTACGCGGGCGTGCAGGTCTTCGCCGACGCCCTGCGCGTCATCGACCGCAAGAAGAAGCTCGCGCAGTGGGACCTGGGCGACCTGCGCACCGAGCTGAACAAGCAGATCCTGGCCGGCAAGTACAACACGCCGCTGGGCGAGCTGCGCTTCGACAAGGAAGGCGAGATCAACCAGAAGGAATTCTTCGTGGCGCAGGTCAAGATGAAAGACGCCAAGAACGGCTCCTTCGTCTTCGTGAAGTAG
- a CDS encoding putative bifunctional diguanylate cyclase/phosphodiesterase: MIPDLDALLHRHGLSAAIPPGPGSWAAFLGQLAGQLRSGGLAVTAPQGQTTSLILGPAGQIVSMCPSSARLLGASALGTLLDTHLGNGLEGLRLRGLLTRVRGGETLRTALGLRGEGGEVAAWTGTLSRLSGAAGDHLLLSGELSGTAGADLLAPQAFYEELLCALPAPVAILDAQQRYVFCNPAAISSPEIRRWIIGRTDAEYVAYREFGPELARAREHHYLQARQIRDTIFWEESFGTPVHTVQLRSLTPVFGEDGELALCIGHGMDITELRRTQDALHQLNNELEDRVQSRTAQLRTVTRQLRHDASHDALTGLPNRTLFSERLDTALARSRGPGAEEYAVLFLDTDRFKGVNDTLGHPAGDALLRELSARLLAVLRPGDTLARLGGDEFAVLLTPLDSPGDATDTARRIQEALRPPMRLHGLDIALSVSIGVVLAHPEHGSSADILRDADIAMYRAKHSGGAGHQVFTPQMREHTIRMARLENELKHGLGRGELRVVYQPIMALDEGRVAGFEALLRWQHPEHGLLEPGAFLDVAEECGMMLDIDRWVLREACTQLRRWQQESPHTPPLSLNVNFSARHFAAPGVYEQVRGVLADTGFAPERLNLEITEGALLARPEAIGQTLEKLRALGVRLHLDDFGTGYSSLSYLHSYPLDTLKIDRSFVRGMLTSASSAELVRTIIAMAKNMKMRVVAEGIEEVRHLDALRELGCDYGQGYLFARPLSVSEARQFAREH, translated from the coding sequence ATGATTCCCGACCTGGACGCACTGCTGCACCGCCACGGCCTGAGTGCGGCCATTCCGCCCGGTCCCGGCAGCTGGGCCGCCTTTCTGGGCCAGCTCGCGGGACAGCTGCGGTCCGGCGGCCTCGCCGTCACCGCGCCGCAGGGCCAGACGACCAGCCTGATCCTCGGCCCGGCCGGGCAGATCGTGTCGATGTGCCCTTCCAGCGCGCGCCTGCTGGGGGCCTCGGCCCTGGGCACCCTGCTGGACACCCACCTGGGGAACGGACTGGAAGGCCTGCGGCTGCGCGGCCTGCTGACGCGGGTGCGGGGGGGCGAGACCCTGCGCACCGCGCTGGGCCTGCGCGGCGAGGGCGGCGAGGTCGCGGCCTGGACCGGTACGCTCTCGCGGCTGAGCGGCGCGGCGGGCGACCACCTGCTGCTGAGCGGCGAGCTGTCGGGAACGGCGGGAGCCGACCTGCTCGCGCCGCAGGCCTTCTACGAGGAACTGCTGTGTGCCCTGCCCGCGCCAGTCGCCATCCTCGACGCGCAGCAGCGCTACGTGTTCTGCAACCCGGCCGCCATCTCCTCGCCCGAGATCCGGCGCTGGATCATCGGGCGCACGGACGCCGAGTACGTGGCCTACCGCGAGTTCGGCCCCGAGCTGGCCCGGGCGCGCGAGCACCACTACCTCCAGGCCCGGCAGATCCGCGACACGATCTTCTGGGAGGAGAGCTTCGGCACGCCCGTCCATACGGTGCAGCTGCGCTCCCTGACCCCGGTGTTCGGCGAGGACGGCGAGCTGGCGCTGTGCATCGGCCACGGCATGGACATCACCGAGCTGCGGCGCACCCAGGACGCCCTGCACCAGCTCAACAACGAGCTGGAGGACCGGGTGCAGTCGCGCACCGCCCAGCTGCGCACCGTCACCCGGCAACTGCGCCACGACGCCTCGCACGACGCCCTGACCGGCCTGCCCAACCGCACCCTGTTCAGCGAGCGCCTGGACACCGCGCTGGCCCGGTCGCGCGGTCCCGGAGCCGAGGAATACGCCGTGCTGTTTCTCGACACCGACCGCTTCAAGGGCGTCAACGACACGCTGGGACATCCGGCCGGAGACGCCCTGCTGCGCGAACTCTCGGCGCGGCTCCTGGCGGTGCTGCGGCCCGGCGATACGCTGGCCCGCCTGGGCGGCGACGAGTTCGCCGTGCTGCTCACGCCGCTGGATTCGCCGGGGGACGCCACCGACACGGCGCGCCGCATCCAGGAGGCGCTGCGGCCCCCCATGCGCCTGCACGGCCTGGACATCGCGCTGTCGGTGAGCATCGGGGTGGTGCTGGCCCACCCGGAGCACGGCAGCTCGGCCGACATCCTGCGCGACGCCGACATCGCCATGTACCGCGCCAAGCACAGCGGCGGCGCGGGGCACCAGGTGTTCACGCCGCAGATGCGCGAGCACACCATCCGCATGGCCCGGCTGGAAAACGAGCTGAAACACGGCCTGGGCCGGGGCGAGCTGCGCGTGGTGTACCAGCCGATCATGGCGCTGGACGAGGGCCGGGTGGCAGGCTTCGAGGCGCTGCTGCGCTGGCAACACCCCGAACACGGCCTGCTGGAGCCCGGAGCCTTTCTGGACGTGGCCGAGGAGTGCGGCATGATGCTCGACATCGACCGCTGGGTGCTGCGCGAAGCCTGCACGCAGCTGCGGCGCTGGCAGCAGGAAAGCCCGCACACGCCCCCCCTGAGCCTGAACGTGAACTTCTCGGCGCGGCACTTCGCGGCCCCCGGCGTCTACGAACAGGTGCGCGGCGTGCTGGCCGATACCGGGTTCGCGCCCGAACGCCTGAACCTGGAGATCACCGAGGGCGCGCTGCTGGCCCGCCCCGAGGCCATCGGGCAGACGCTGGAAAAGCTGCGTGCCCTGGGAGTGCGGCTGCACCTCGACGACTTCGGCACGGGGTACTCGTCGCTCAGTTACCTGCACTCGTATCCACTCGACACCCTCAAGATCGACCGGTCCTTCGTGCGCGGCATGCTGACGAGCGCCAGCAGCGCCGAACTCGTGCGCACCATCATCGCGATGGCCAAGAACATGAAGATGCGCGTGGTGGCCGAGGGCATCGAGGAGGTGCGGCATCTCGACGCCCTGCGCGAGCTGGGCTGCGACTACGGCCAGGGCTACCTCTTCGCCCGGCCCCTGAGCGTGAGCGAGGCGCGCCAGTTCGCGCGCGAGCACTAG